Within the SAR202 cluster bacterium genome, the region CACGGCGGGTCTTCCTGCTGCTGGCCCGTCGCCTTCACGGACATGCCCGTCATCTCGTGACGCTGCTTGTTGAGGATGTTGACCACGTCAATTCCTGTGCAGGCAGCCAGCGCGGTAAGCATGAGCTCCCCGGGCTTGAACGCCGTGAATGGCGCGCCCTTCTCTATCGGCGCGTCCACCTGGATGGTGTGGCCGAAGGCGTCCGCCGAAGTGAACCGGTACCCGCCTTCCCACTTGACGTCTACAACCTTCGGCGACCGCGCCATATGCCTTCCCTCTTATTCACCCGGCCGCTGCCCGCAGCGGCTGTTTGCCTGACTCACTGCTGACTGCTGACTGCCGACTGCTGACTGCTGACTACCGTACCCTACTGCCCCTGAAGCACCGTCCTGAATGTCCCGACGTACACCGGGTCGCCGATGCTCGTGCCGGGGTACGAGTTAAGCGCCAGCACCTCGATCATGTACCCGCCGACGCTCCAGCGCGACTCCTCCGTCGGGTCGGGCTTCAGCACCAGCGCCTGCCCCCCTAGCGAGCTTGCGCCGCGGTGCGCCGACACCTGCACCATCGCCTGACCTA harbors:
- a CDS encoding OsmC family protein — protein: MARSPKVVDVKWEGGYRFTSADAFGHTIQVDAPIEKGAPFTAFKPGELMLTALAACTGIDVVNILNKQRHEMTGMSVKATGQQQEDPPWTYRAIHLEYTISGREIDPDHVERAIQLSEEKYCSIGSTLSGKAQITHSFQIVDSV